The Candidatus Nanohalovita haloferacivicina genome has a window encoding:
- a CDS encoding endonuclease III domain-containing protein has translation MEIDNSEERIRNIHQDLLDVYGEQNWHDNDDGVRQLLITILSQNVADTNTARAAENLFNDFKDYKEIEETSIEKLAESINPAGLPETKAKRIQRTLKALREHGDSEDYSVDFLGEMEDSDAQAWLEEIKGIGPKTASVLLNFHFDANVMPVDTHVERIAKRFRLIPFSSSNGKAHELLNEAVPHEIKNSFHMLMIEHGKNNCTARNPTCENTKLKKYCSYYEKVIEGDLTPEEYPPEAWE, from the coding sequence ATGGAAATCGATAACTCGGAAGAAAGAATCAGAAACATCCATCAGGATCTCCTAGATGTGTATGGAGAACAGAACTGGCACGACAACGACGACGGCGTCAGACAGCTTCTCATAACAATACTCTCACAGAACGTAGCAGATACAAATACTGCCAGAGCAGCGGAAAATCTGTTCAACGACTTCAAAGACTACAAAGAAATCGAAGAGACCTCTATAGAAAAACTAGCAGAATCCATCAATCCAGCAGGCCTTCCAGAGACAAAAGCCAAGAGAATACAGAGAACACTGAAGGCCTTGAGGGAGCATGGAGATTCTGAGGATTACTCTGTGGACTTTCTCGGCGAGATGGAGGATTCGGATGCGCAGGCCTGGCTTGAAGAGATCAAAGGTATCGGCCCGAAGACTGCAAGCGTTTTACTGAATTTTCACTTCGATGCGAACGTCATGCCTGTCGATACGCACGTGGAGAGGATTGCCAAAAGATTCAGGCTGATTCCATTTTCATCTTCAAATGGGAAGGCTCACGAATTACTGAATGAGGCCGTTCCTCACGAGATCAAGAACAGCTTCCACATGCTGATGATTGAACATGGGAAGAACAACTGCACAGCCAGAAATCCTACATGCGAAAATACAAAGCTGAAAAAGTACTGCAGCTACTACGAAAAAGTTATCGAAGGCGATTTAACGCCTGAAGAGTATCCTCCGGAGGCCTGGGAATAG
- a CDS encoding cryptochrome/photolyase family protein — protein MASIILPNQLFPEPVDEDIKYLVEHSRYFTDFNFHRKKLILHRASMKAYSEKFNVEYFEYDQDIAEIFQKEDKIRIYNPVDHKARNQLEGLAEKFDVELVFEENPGFMASMDFNQKYFSSHKYFQLNYYKQMRKKFNILVDDEGKPEGGKWSFDPENRKKMPEDIEKPEIPQFSSQHVEDAKEYVEENFPENPGKIEDFFWPATREQALKNLEDFLENRLEKFGDYQDAIDPDLKFGFHSLLSSSINLGLLTPEEIVEKTLQAHEEKDYPMNSLEGFLRQIIGWREFIRAMYELEPGMREANFWNADNSMPEEFYSASTGLPPVDDSIRHALDDAYAHHIERLMVLGNVMLLLEIDPDEVYDWFMEMFIDSYDWVMVPNIYGMSQYAYENMMTKPYISSSNYINKMSHYEGGDWEDHWDGLYWNFINKHREKISDIHRMSFMTSTLDRMNDETVENHLKNAKEFKKKLGLK, from the coding sequence ATGGCCTCCATCATCCTCCCAAACCAGCTCTTCCCAGAACCAGTAGATGAAGACATAAAATACCTCGTAGAGCACTCAAGATACTTCACAGACTTCAACTTCCACAGAAAAAAGCTAATACTACACCGGGCCTCAATGAAGGCCTACTCAGAGAAATTTAACGTCGAATACTTCGAATACGACCAGGATATCGCCGAGATCTTCCAGAAAGAAGATAAAATCAGGATATACAATCCTGTAGACCACAAAGCTAGGAACCAGCTGGAAGGCCTAGCGGAAAAGTTCGATGTCGAGCTAGTTTTCGAGGAGAACCCAGGTTTCATGGCCTCGATGGATTTCAACCAGAAATACTTCTCTTCACACAAGTACTTCCAGTTGAACTACTACAAACAGATGCGGAAAAAGTTCAACATACTGGTAGATGATGAAGGAAAGCCTGAAGGAGGCAAATGGAGTTTCGATCCCGAAAACAGGAAGAAAATGCCGGAAGATATTGAAAAACCGGAGATACCACAGTTTTCTTCTCAGCACGTCGAAGATGCGAAAGAATACGTGGAGGAAAACTTTCCGGAAAATCCTGGGAAAATCGAGGATTTTTTCTGGCCGGCAACACGCGAACAGGCCCTGAAAAATCTTGAAGACTTCCTTGAGAATAGATTAGAGAAGTTCGGTGACTACCAGGACGCGATTGATCCAGACCTCAAGTTCGGCTTCCACTCTCTGCTATCCTCTTCAATCAATTTAGGCCTCTTGACGCCGGAAGAAATAGTAGAGAAAACTCTACAGGCCCATGAAGAGAAAGATTACCCCATGAATTCTCTTGAAGGTTTCCTGAGACAGATCATCGGGTGGCGAGAATTCATACGGGCGATGTACGAGCTGGAGCCAGGGATGAGGGAAGCCAACTTCTGGAACGCGGATAACTCGATGCCAGAAGAGTTTTACAGCGCAAGTACAGGCCTTCCACCCGTTGATGATTCTATTCGTCACGCATTGGATGATGCATATGCTCACCACATCGAGCGGTTGATGGTTCTCGGCAACGTGATGCTACTTCTCGAGATCGATCCTGATGAAGTCTATGACTGGTTTATGGAGATGTTTATCGACTCGTATGACTGGGTGATGGTGCCGAACATCTACGGTATGAGCCAATACGCCTACGAAAACATGATGACCAAGCCCTACATCTCCTCATCAAACTACATCAACAAGATGTCTCATTACGAAGGTGGAGACTGGGAAGACCACTGGGACGGCCTCTACTGGAACTTCATCAACAAACACAGAGAAAAAATCTCAGATATTCACAGAATGAGCTTCATGACATCAACACTCGACAGAATGAACGATGAAACAGTCGAGAATCATCTAAAAAATGCCAAAGAATTCAAGAAGAAACTAGGCCTGAAATAA
- a CDS encoding DUF192 domain-containing protein has translation MDFRIWGGLVFVVVVLVSAGFLFSQSWERGSSDLVNASFSGSSSAWAVLEVADNDTERSEGLMNVSSMDERRGMLFEFEEEAQRTFWMKNTLIPLDMIFLTEDRDVINVETAYPEPNTSDEDLERYSSDEPAKYVIEVNAGFAEKYSIEEGSSVEWSKLE, from the coding sequence ATGGATTTCAGGATTTGGGGAGGCCTTGTTTTTGTAGTGGTTGTTCTGGTTTCTGCTGGATTCTTGTTTTCTCAATCTTGGGAGAGAGGTTCCTCGGATCTTGTTAATGCAAGTTTTTCGGGTTCTTCAAGTGCGTGGGCGGTATTGGAGGTAGCTGATAATGATACTGAGAGGAGTGAAGGCCTTATGAATGTCTCGAGTATGGATGAGAGGAGAGGAATGCTCTTCGAATTTGAGGAAGAGGCCCAGAGAACTTTCTGGATGAAGAATACTCTTATTCCGCTGGATATGATTTTTCTGACTGAGGATAGAGATGTTATCAATGTTGAGACTGCTTATCCGGAACCGAATACAAGTGATGAGGATCTTGAGCGTTATAGCAGCGATGAGCCGGCAAAGTATGTTATAGAGGTTAATGCTGGGTTTGCAGAGAAGTATTCTATCGAGGAAGGTTCATCTGTAGAATGGAGTAAGTTGGAATAA
- a CDS encoding mechanosensitive ion channel family protein gives MIDPVVVQAAVSEIGIKIIKAGLLLLAAVIGIRAGSDILRSAASRRYSEPVVVELIVDSGRFFMWFWAILMTLSVLGFSGIAASMGTASGFVALGVAFALKDVIADTVAGAYLAQDSDFNSGDRVIIEGTEGVLEDVGLRKTRLRLENGDLWVVDNSTAEKKWTLISDEE, from the coding sequence ATGATTGATCCTGTTGTGGTTCAGGCTGCTGTATCGGAGATTGGGATAAAAATAATCAAGGCAGGCCTTCTTCTGCTGGCGGCTGTTATTGGTATAAGAGCAGGATCGGATATTCTGAGATCTGCGGCCTCGCGGAGGTACTCGGAGCCTGTTGTAGTTGAGCTTATTGTGGATTCAGGCCGTTTCTTCATGTGGTTCTGGGCCATTCTCATGACTCTCAGCGTGCTCGGTTTCTCAGGTATTGCGGCTTCAATGGGTACTGCCTCAGGTTTTGTAGCTCTTGGTGTAGCGTTCGCGTTGAAGGATGTTATCGCTGATACCGTTGCTGGAGCATACCTGGCACAGGACTCGGACTTTAACTCCGGCGACCGCGTGATTATCGAGGGTACAGAAGGTGTTCTGGAAGATGTAGGCCTGAGGAAGACCCGGTTGAGACTTGAGAACGGAGATCTCTGGGTTGTAGATAACTCGACCGCGGAGAAGAAATGGACTCTTATCTCCGATGAAGAGTAA
- a CDS encoding nitroreductase family protein has translation MDLEEALENWSSIKKFTDEEIEEGKLEKIFDLTTKAPTAFNLQPYRFIVLDSEEAKEKAVDSAIPVNRWIQYADKIVVLVGDEEIDVNADEVLNHKLEEGKIDEEKAENLRDMYERYKARDEEFMTGWLTRNTMIPATFFMLACKNYGVGSCPVRGFSQPKLSEKLDLKDSERPILLIPIGYPNEEDRNWRRKGEEIFEIR, from the coding sequence ATGGATCTTGAAGAGGCACTGGAGAACTGGTCATCCATCAAGAAGTTCACGGATGAAGAAATAGAGGAAGGGAAACTTGAGAAAATTTTCGACTTAACCACTAAGGCTCCGACAGCTTTCAATTTACAGCCGTACAGATTTATCGTTCTGGACTCGGAAGAAGCGAAAGAAAAGGCCGTAGACTCTGCGATACCGGTCAACAGATGGATCCAGTACGCCGACAAAATCGTGGTTCTAGTCGGAGATGAAGAAATAGATGTGAACGCCGATGAAGTCCTCAATCACAAGTTGGAGGAAGGAAAAATCGACGAAGAGAAAGCAGAAAATCTTCGAGACATGTACGAGAGGTACAAGGCCCGTGATGAAGAATTCATGACGGGCTGGCTAACGAGAAACACGATGATTCCGGCGACGTTCTTCATGCTGGCCTGTAAAAATTATGGGGTCGGCTCATGCCCTGTCAGAGGCTTCAGCCAGCCAAAACTATCGGAAAAACTGGATCTGAAAGATTCTGAAAGGCCTATTCTGTTGATTCCTATCGGCTATCCTAATGAAGAAGATAGGAACTGGCGGAGAAAAGGAGAAGAAATTTTTGAGATTCGCTGA